The genomic region TAAGCACTTATATAAAACTCTTGCAAAAATAGTATATACTAAACTAATTGACCACTTTTTCAGCTACTAGTATTATTAATATAATATAATATACCACTTTTATTGAGATAGATTTGACTAATATGGATAAAAAGTACGAACACTTACAAGCTGAAGCTCAAGCTCAAGAGCTTTGGCACACTCAAAATACCTATAGCGCTGACAATAATCCTGGGCCGCTTTATAGCATAGATACACCACCACCTACGGTATCAGGCGCATTACATATAGGTCACGTGTTTTCTTACACACAAACTGATATTATCGCTCGCTATAAACGAATGAACGGATTCAGCGTCTTTTACCCTTTTGGTTTTGACGATAATGGACTACCAACTGAGCGTTTTGTAGAAAAAAAACATAATGTCTATGCTCATGGTATGGCACGTTCAGAATTTATTAACCTTTGCCTTCAAGAAACTGCTCAAGTAGAAAAGCATTTTGAAGCATTGTGGCAACGTTTAGGATTTTCTATTGATTGGTCATTATCTTATTCAACTATAGATGCGCGTACTCGTAAAATTTCTCAGCAATCTTTTATAGAGCTTTATAAAAAAGGTTTTATTTATCGCAAAGATGAACCTGCTCTGTACTGCACCACCTGCAGAACTACGGTAGCACAAGCAGAACTTGAAGATGCTGAAAAGCCTTCAACGTTTAATGATATAGTATTTATGTGCGATGAAGAAAAGTTAGTTATCGGTACCACGCGTCCTGAGTTGCTACCCTCATGTGTAGCTCTGCTTTACCACCCAGAAGATACACGTTACCAACACCTTAAAAACAAAACAGCAACGGTGCCTTTATTTAATTACCAAGTACCCGTACTAGAAGACACAGATGTTGATCCAGCTAAAGGCACTGGCCTTGTGATGTGCTGTACGTTCGGTGACAAAACAGATATTTTATGGTATAAAAAATTTAATTTACCCTACAGACAATCTATTGGTCTTGATGGAAAATGGGTTGAATCAACAGGGCCGCTCGCTGGGCTACGTGTAGCAGCAGCACGAGAAAAAGTACTAGAAGTTCTTGAACAAACGGGATTGTTGCTCGCCAAAAAGCCTATTAAGCACAACGTAAATATACATGAGCGCTGCAAAAGAGAAATCGAATACTTAATCTTAAAACAATGGTTTTTAAAAGTATTAGCTTACAAGCAAGAATTCTTGGCTCTTGCTGAAGAAATTAAATGGTACCCCACATTTATGAAATCCCGTTACAAAAACTGGGTTGAGAATATAAGCTGGGACTGGTGCCTGTCCCGTCAACGTTTTTATGGTATCCCCTTTCCTGCGTGGCATTGTACTAACTGTAACGAAACATTGCTTGCAGATCCTAAAGATTTGCCTATTGACCCCCAAGAGACTCCTTATCCAGGCACGTGCTCTAACTGCCCTGGTGAAAATAGCATAGTACCTGATACTGATGTTATGGATACGTGGAATACTTCGTCACTAACACCTTATATAGTAGCCGGTCTTTATAACAAAAATAGTGATAATGTTTTTGCTCAAGCAGAACCGTTTATGCCTATGAGCATGCGTCCTCAAGCTCATGATATTATTCGTACTTGGGCATTCTATACAATCGTTAAAAGCTGGATGCATAATAAATTAATACCTTGGTATACCATTGTTATCTCTGGCCATGTATTAAGCACAGAAAAAGAGAAAATATCTAAATCTCAAGGTAATAGCCCCCTAGCACCCGAGACATTGCTGAATACTTATCCAGCAGATGCTTTACGCTACTGGACAGCTTCAGGCACTCTTGGCCATGACATGGCATTTTCTGAAAGCCAAATCTCTATAGGCCAAAAACTACTTATTAAACTTTGGAACGCATTTAGGTTTGCTCAACCTTACTTAGAGGGGTATACACCTGACACAAATCAAGTACCAACTCATTTAGGACCTGTAAATTCATGGTTACTACAAAATAGTAGTACCTGCTTTACTAGTTATAACCATTACTTTGAGCTTAATGAGTTTAGTTTAGCTTTAGCAGCAGTAGAAAAGTTTTTCTGGAATGATTTTTGTGATAATTATCTAGAAATTATAAAAGATCAGCTTATGAACCCTGCTAATTATACTGCACAAGAGGTAGAAGCAACTCGTTGGACATTATATACAGTAGGCTTAAGGATTTTACAGCTGTATGCTCCTTTTGTACCGCATGTAACAGAAACGCTCTATGGCTTGATTTACAAAGCAACCGTAGGCACACCGTCTCTTCATCAAACACGCTTTACAAGATTCCAGAAACTGTACGTTTTTGAACAAAGTACTACGGTAATGGAAGCTATCTTAACTATTATAAGCCAAGTACGTAGACTTAAAACTGAGCAGCAACTTTCACTTAAAACTGAATTAGCCACTCTTGCAATACACGTACAAGATCCTGTACTAGCTCAAGCTCTTAAAGGCCAAGAGGCCTTGCTTAAAGCGGTTACTAAAGCGCATGAAATTACCTATAGCTCTCAAGCCGCATCGAGCAAGCTTACCGCTTTAGATGAACTCTGGCATGGAGAAATAACCATTTCATGATAACTATTAAAAATACCCAAAGAAAAATACATCTTGACGTAGAGCACCTACGTCAAGATGTTCAAAAGTTACTTGTTGCTTTAAATTATCAAGATTTTGATATTGGCATTTGGTTGACTACTAATAAAACTATACGTTTTTATAATCGTCAATACCGAGATAAAGATAAAGCTACAGATGTACTTTCTTTTAGTTATCACAATTATCTAGAAGCTGGTAAACGTATTAAAGTTACAACAGAAGAAGATAAAAATCTCGGTGACTTAATTATATCCATGGAATACTTAGTAAAAGAAGCTGAAAAATATAAAACTACTCTTGAAAAACGCTTACGCGTACTAGTTGTCCATGGTATTTGTCATTTACTTGGATACGATCATATAGAAGATGCTGATTACAGCCGTATGCGTGGCAAAGAAGCTTGGCTACTTAAAAAGCTAATCTAAACATCTCTTAAAGATACAAAAAGAGCCCTAATTACTTAAATGCTTCAGGGCTCTTTTTGTATCTTAGTATACTTTGCTTATAAATTATTAAGCTTTTTCTGAATATGCTTTAATTGCTGCTTTGCATTGTGATCATTAACTGAAACAAGTGACTGGTTAAGCAGCTGTTTTGTTTCTTTTAAAGCGCGAGCTTGACGCTGTTGTTCATAAATAGATTGTTGCTGTAACGAGTTTGCTCGACGCAGTTCTTCAAGCTTTTGCATTTCTATAGCATTTTTTTGCTCTTCAGCCAAAGCTTTACGTTGTTCAGCTTCAACTAAGGCTTGAGCACGTAATGCTTGTTGATAGAGTTCTCTTTGTGCTTGATATTCACGTGTTTGAGCTACTACGTTTTTTATAGTTTCTAATGCATAACGCAACGACATACTATTTTTATAAAGTGTACCAGCAGTTCCATCAACTGTTTGTCCTTCAGTTCGTGTAAAAGATTCTAACGCGCTATCTAAAGCACGCAGGTCATCATGTACCCCATTGCTATACGTAACGTAAGGATAAGCAATGGAACTGTCGCTACACGAGCTCAAAAGAGTCGCCTTGACTTGCTTGCTCACTCTATCAGGATCGTTTTGACCATAGCGCGTAATAATTTCCATTTCTTTTGCATAATGCCATGCAAGTGTCTGATGCTTTTTATACAGCTCAAAGTACCCATAATGCACATCTAAAAAGTGAGCGAAATTCTCAAGTTGCCCAGCTAAAACAGACAAATACTGTATTTGTTCTTGTGCTTGCCTTGAAAGAGTATCACCGATTTTTTTTGAACTAATAATACCATGCAAAGAGACTAAAGCCGTTTGTACCGTAGCACGATTTTTTGAAAGCTCAGTAACATACACATTAAAAGCGCCATTAGGTAGGGTAGCTGCAAGCATAGGTGTATCTTTACAATCTTTAAAAATACGCAGTTCTGCGGCGTATAATCTGCTGTATTTGGTGTACAATAATTTACTATCTTCTATAAGCTGCTTTTGAGCTTTATCAACTGATGAGTTGTACCACCACAGTCCACCACCAAAAAGCGTAAGACCACTTGCAACTCCAGCAATAATGCCCAGAGTAATACTACCCCGAGCAACACGTGTTTGCGCTAATGTTAACCCAAAAAGGCAAAGCGCGATCATACTGCGATTTTTTTTACTTAACATCATGAATTGGATCCTAAAGCATACGAGCCTAAACTATATTTTTCTAGCTTCGTTACTCTACCTTCTTTTAAGTTAAGTATTACCTATAGTAACTCTACGTCAACTGGTAGTGACACCCTTAAGAAGAGCTTGTATTTGTCCGTATCTATGCGTCGTTCTACCAAGCCAATAGAGCTGCAATTCAATACGCTCTTCTGGAGTTAATTGCCAAGGCATATTACTTTCTCGTATACGCTTGGTAGTTTCATATAAACACAAAGCTACGCTTACTGAAATATTAAAACTCTCAGTAAAACCATACATAGGAACTTTTACAAAGGCATCAGCATTTTGTAACGCATAATCACTCAGGCCATATTGCTCAGTACCAAATACTAAAGCAGTTTTAGTGTCTAATGGCAGTTCATGTATTAATACGTCATTTTTCCACGGGCTGGTGGCCACTATTTTATAACCTTGAGCACGTAGTGCATCAAAGCACACTTGCGTATTATTAACATTTTTATCATTATATTGTTTAACATTCAGCCAATCACTTGCCCCTTTAGCAACATTTTCTGCTAATTTATAACTATGCTTTTGTTCAATAACATGAACGTCTTGTATGCCAAAGCAATCACTTGAGCGTAAAGCTGCACTTGCATTGTGGCCTTGATAGATATCTTCAAGCACTATGGTAATATATCGTGTTCGCTCTGCACTATTTTTTATAATCTTTTCAGCGCGCTCAGGGCTTATGTACTGGCAAAATTCATCAAAAATCTTTTTTTTATCGTCTATAGTCATTCTGTCTCTAATTGGCAATGGTTAGGTTGGGTACTTTGTAAAATAGTGTGTATAGCAAGAGAATTTTTATATTTTTCATACCGGTCATCCTTAAAATAACCTTTACGCAACTGATCAGCACCAAGCAAAAAAGTCACCAGTCCCAAGCTAGCTAAAGCAGCATGATGAACAGTGCTTACGTTTATTTTAGCACCATTTTTGTCATTACAGCTGTTGACTCCTACTTGAAAACCTTCAAAGCCTAAAGCTCCCAACATAAAGCCCGTAGCCATACGAGTAATATCGTAAATATCAAAGCGCCTTAAAAGATACGACGAACGCTCTCCTAAAACTTCTTGAGCAAGTTCTGCATAACGTTTAGCATCTTGCTGTTTTAATGTACGCGCAACAACTGAATTATTAAAAAATTCTATAAATTCGTTGAGCTTAGACTCTTTGATAGCATTTTCTAATGCATCAGCTTTAATATGAGTACTTGCTATAAGTATTAAAAACAGAAGTACTCTATTGCTTTGTTTCATGAAATCCCCCATAAATTAATTAGTACTAGTATAAGTGTATCAGGCCTAAAAGGATCAGCAACTGTTGGTCTAACAGAATAAATAAACATAACTACATTAATTATAGTAGTTTTAAATATACTTTTGATAGGCTCTATAGGATACTATACTAATTTACACAGTATTAACTTATAAGGACAAGAGTATGAGCGCTCGGATTAACTATATTTTAATCGTTTTTACACTTACTTTTAGCGTCTTTAATACAAGCTATACTTGGTTTGGTTTTTTCAACAAATCAGTAGCAGCACCAAAGAATAGTGGTTCAAAACATACAGAAAGCGCTACAAGTTTTAATCCCAATGATATTCTCTTTACACCTACAATTAATGTTCATGTTAACTCAGATAGTAGATCTGCTAGTGCGTCTGCAGCTAAAAATTCTTCTCGTCAAAAATTACTTGATTCTAGTCGAGAACGAGCGCAGCAGCATATTAACTCATTATCACATGTTATAATGCATAATAAATTTACAACTGCCCTTACTGTAGCAAGTATTAGTTATATAGCACTACAAAGTACTCTTTTATATCTAAGGCACAATCTTTATCTTCCCGATTGTTGGTCCAAATGGCATAATACAAAAACCCTTAGTGAATTATATACCGTACCTCAACCAACTTTAGCAAAACAATTGATAAACGATATACAACATACCTATACCAAGCTTTCTAATCCTCTTGACTTCACTACACCGCTTATATCTTTTGTGCGTGACTTAGAAACAGAAATTAAATATCTTAATCTTTATAAATCACTAATAAAAAAGGTTCAGCTGTATAAAATAAATAGAATTATATGGTTTGATGACAAGCTTTTAGAAGAAACGCCTGACAGATTGCACAGACTTGCTTATATTAAAAATACTTTTTTTACCTGGCTTGTAGATCATAAAATAGAAATACAAAAACCTTTGTTATAAAAACAAAAAGCTTGGTATAATTACCAAGCTTTTTTATTACCACAAAGTAACGCCCGCACCGATAAAGCCGCTTTTGTTGTATTTGCTTACAAAATCATCAATTCCAAATGCTAAATACGCATGAGAGCCAATATAAATCTTATTAAGCCATTTGAGATGCGGTCTACGATCGCAATAGAGTCTATTTTGTCCACGTAAATCAAAAGCTTCAAAACTCGTTAAAAATGCACCACGTGTACCAAATGGCACAGCATATTCAACTGCTAATCCAAGAGTGCCCTCAAAAATACCCAATCTAAAGGCTGCATTCTTATATATTTTACCAAGCTGTAAATTTAGCTTAAGCGAATCTAAATGTTGCTTAGTAAACTCAAAACACTCAGAACGTGATTTTCCTGTATTACCATACAGATCACAAGAACGTGTTTGTAGTATGTCACGTTTTATAAAACCTCTAGTAGAATACGTAGCACCACCTAAAAGATAGAGATCGTTATTATACTGAATCTTGCCATTAGCATAGAGTTTAAAATCTTTACATGCAGTCTTTGAGCCGACATCTTTAAGACACTCAAGATGAGAATCAACTGCAAAAGTTAAGTTTTTTAAAGTATTGACTGCACTACCAAGACCACTGACAACATGCTGAATATTTTCGTATGCTGCTGTATCGTTAACGAGTTGCCCTATGGTACCTTCACCTTGATTAATTTTTTGTGCTATACAATTAACTGTAGCAAGAGCTTGTTCTGCTTGAGTACAAACACCGTTGGTAAGCTGATCAGTAGCTAACTCTATACTACTAGCCACCTGCTCTATACTAGCTTGAATATGGGGTAACATTGTGTTATTAATGTTATCACTTACACATGTTATATTTTTACATAATTCAGGTAACTGATTTTTAAGTTCAGCAGCAACAGATCTAATATCTTGTATTATAGTTTGCATACTCTCTTGATTTGGTGTAATAAGATTATCTAGTGAATTACTAATACACGCTATCTTACGCGCAGCATCATTAATAAATCCTAGGGTATTTTTTAAATTTGAACTGCCATCAGTATCTATACATGCTTCTTTAAGCGTTCGTGTTACATCTTCAACGTTTTGAGATATCTTTTTAAAGCTTTGCATAAGATCGTCCATCGAAACAGATTCACGTGGACTATAACATAATGTTTGACCACTTTTTAGACGAGGTGTAGTATCATTACCTGGTACAATTTCTACAAATTTACCGCCCAAAATACCTTCTTGCTTAACGGTAGCTTGAGAGTCTTGGTAAAGAGCATACTTTTTAAGCACTCTAAGCTCAGCTTTCACGCTAGAGCCGTCAGACTCTAATTGCACAGAGTCAACCCATCCAACTTTTACCCCAGCTATTTTAACTTCTGCTTTTTTTGATACTCCTGCAATATCTTTAAAGTGAGCTGTATAGCTTGCATAACGAGCTTTATCAAAACGTAAAAACCCTACTTGAAAACTCATATATAAAAATGCGCAAAGCGCTGCTATAATAAAAATACCAACAGTTGTTTCTGCTTTAAAATGCAACGTAGTTCCTCAAAAAAAAAGTTTTTATAACCAATATAGTTTAGTGATCTTAAAAATAACACTTTGTGGCGAGAGTTCTGCAGGCACTGTATCTTTTTCTAAAAGAGCCGCAACTTTCTGGGTAATACCGCCTACGGTACCATACGATAGCACAAAAAAGGCTGTTGCTTCAAATTGCAACGAAAACAAAGCAGTTATTTCTTTAGGCAAACTAGCATACGATTTTCCAAAAGTAGGCATCAGTAGCTTATCCCATACACTTTGCCATTGCATAAAAGGCTTAAAGTTTTTTACCCATTCTTTTGTGTCACGTGGCCCCTCTTTTTGAGTAAAACCTAAAAGACTGCCAAACGAATTACTTATAAACCATGGATTAATCCTACCAGAACCTGAATGAATAGTAAAAAGATCTGTAAGATATACTGTTTGTTTATCAGGCTTTTTACCGGGCATAAGGGTTATTTTCTCCTGAAATGCTGTTTGCATATCTTTCGCTTGCAGTAACTCGGTAGCATCCTCAAAGCCACGACCTAACTGTTTTTTAAGCTGCTCAACAGAAGCAAAAAACTGGCCATTACCAACAGCTGGTGCTAACAGTTCATTCAGTACCACTGCTAAGGGTTTGTTGGTTTCTTGAGCTTGAGCATTAGGCGGATTAGTAGGGGTAGCAGGTTTAGCCCCTGGCGCTCCATTAGGAGTTGGTTTATTTTGAGCTGCAGGTTTCGGTTGCATTAACGGTAGTAATTGATTTATAGCTAATTTGCCTTGTTCAGAAGATATGTGTAGCTGCACTATGCCATCTATACCGTCAGCTTTGTCAGTTAAACTAAACTGCTGCCACGCGTTAATAAGAGTAACAAGCTGCCCAAACCAACGCTGCTGAGGTGGCTGCTTAGCCTCTTCTTCTTTAGTTTTATCTTCAGGCTTACTCGATTGATTTGATTGCGGTAACGATCCAGCATAAGCGCTTTGAGCTGGCCCATTTTTTTGCTCTTTAGGAATAATAAGCGCTAATTGAGCACGTGCTATTTCAATACCACCAAGAGCAAGAGTACGTGCTTTTTCTCTATCAAGCACTAAGCGCGCTTGACGCTGGTAACTTATAGCTCGTTGCACAACACTGGTAATAAGTGTAACAGCAACAGAAACAAGCATCAGCGATAATATAAGTATATAACCAGATTTCTTATCCATAGTAGTGTCTTTTAAGGTTTAGGTGGTACTAAAGGAGCTACAGGTTTTACTTGCTTTTTAGGCTCTGGTATACGATAAGCAGGCACTTTAAAAGCAAAATCAAAGGGGACTTCTCGTGTTGTCTGGGCTACTACAACGCTGCCTGTTAAAGAAACAAAGGCAGGAATAACAGTACGATATTTTTCTTTAATTTCTTTTTCGTTCCAATTTTCAAGCTTTTGTGGTGTCTTGGGTTGTGCTTCGGGTTTAGAATCAGCTTGATTTGTCTGTGCTTCTGGAGCTTCAGGCACATCAAACACCGTTGTTTGTATTTTAAGCTGCCTTAGAGAACCAATAAGTTCGTAATACTGTTTTAGAGGTCTATTTTTAAGGGTATCTAAATCAAGCTTATCTACACTAGAGCTGTAGTATAAACTAAAAGTACCCAGGTCGCTTGGATCTTTTTCTAGTCTATAAGCAACACGTTTAATAAGGGGACGAGCTTGTAGTTCACCTTTACTGGTTATAGCTTGCAGACCGCCGGTTGTTAAAAATGACCAAAAGAGCCCGTTATCTGTTTGATTAATATAAAAAATATCTTGTAATTTTTTTTCTTCCTGCTTTTTTTCTTCTGGCTTTTCAGGTGACTTTTGCTCAACTGCGTAGCCTGCAGGCTTTTCCGGTTGCTGGGCTTGTTGCTCAAGCTCTTTTTGAACGCTAAACGGATAGAGTATACCAGTAATATCTTTTTCCAGTTGCCCATACAAAGCACTTAAAGGTACATCAGTAGCAATAACAGTGGTAATATCAGACACAACAAAGCGTGTTTGTTGAATAAGCTTATACAGGCTCAGTGAAAGCATCGATGAGATAGATACCGCTATTAATAATTCAATAAGCGTAAATCCCTGCTTCATTTTACTGGCTCCTTAGGAGAGAACTTAAAGCTTATAAAACTCTCTTGACGATTTCCTCTAATATCGTCCCAAGAACCTTCTACCTGTTCTTTATAGAGTCCAGAAATTTTACCTAAAGCAGATTCTCCACTACTTTTTGATAGTGTATAGGTAATTTTTGTTTCAGGGTCTGCTACTTCAATTTTTTTGGTACCTGCGGTTATTTGCCATCCTTCACGGTCAGCTTGTACAAAGACATTTTTAAGTATGCTTATACGCTCTTCAAGAGCATGTGCTTCAAAAACACCTCGTAGCAAAATGCTTTGTAACTTTACTAGTGACAACGTGCTTGTCCCTACAAGTACAATAGCAAACATAAGCTCAACAAGCGTTAAACCTGCTACACGACTACACGAGTTAGAGATAAAGCTTTTCATAAAAGTTTAAACTGTACAGTAAAAGGGTTAAGCACAAGCTCATAGTTACCTGAATTTGGTAGTAATTTTTCTTGTTCATGATCAACAAAGAGTATACGTACCTCTTGAGCAGTACCGTCAGGTAAAATATAAAAAAAAGTTTTGGTAACTTTACCAGTAGCAAGTTGCGATTCGCCATTTATTACAATATCAGTAA from Candidatus Dependentiae bacterium harbors:
- a CDS encoding MCE family protein; translation: MHFKAETTVGIFIIAALCAFLYMSFQVGFLRFDKARYASYTAHFKDIAGVSKKAEVKIAGVKVGWVDSVQLESDGSSVKAELRVLKKYALYQDSQATVKQEGILGGKFVEIVPGNDTTPRLKSGQTLCYSPRESVSMDDLMQSFKKISQNVEDVTRTLKEACIDTDGSSNLKNTLGFINDAARKIACISNSLDNLITPNQESMQTIIQDIRSVAAELKNQLPELCKNITCVSDNINNTMLPHIQASIEQVASSIELATDQLTNGVCTQAEQALATVNCIAQKINQGEGTIGQLVNDTAAYENIQHVVSGLGSAVNTLKNLTFAVDSHLECLKDVGSKTACKDFKLYANGKIQYNNDLYLLGGATYSTRGFIKRDILQTRSCDLYGNTGKSRSECFEFTKQHLDSLKLNLQLGKIYKNAAFRLGIFEGTLGLAVEYAVPFGTRGAFLTSFEAFDLRGQNRLYCDRRPHLKWLNKIYIGSHAYLAFGIDDFVSKYNKSGFIGAGVTLW
- a CDS encoding valine--tRNA ligase; its protein translation is MDKKYEHLQAEAQAQELWHTQNTYSADNNPGPLYSIDTPPPTVSGALHIGHVFSYTQTDIIARYKRMNGFSVFYPFGFDDNGLPTERFVEKKHNVYAHGMARSEFINLCLQETAQVEKHFEALWQRLGFSIDWSLSYSTIDARTRKISQQSFIELYKKGFIYRKDEPALYCTTCRTTVAQAELEDAEKPSTFNDIVFMCDEEKLVIGTTRPELLPSCVALLYHPEDTRYQHLKNKTATVPLFNYQVPVLEDTDVDPAKGTGLVMCCTFGDKTDILWYKKFNLPYRQSIGLDGKWVESTGPLAGLRVAAAREKVLEVLEQTGLLLAKKPIKHNVNIHERCKREIEYLILKQWFLKVLAYKQEFLALAEEIKWYPTFMKSRYKNWVENISWDWCLSRQRFYGIPFPAWHCTNCNETLLADPKDLPIDPQETPYPGTCSNCPGENSIVPDTDVMDTWNTSSLTPYIVAGLYNKNSDNVFAQAEPFMPMSMRPQAHDIIRTWAFYTIVKSWMHNKLIPWYTIVISGHVLSTEKEKISKSQGNSPLAPETLLNTYPADALRYWTASGTLGHDMAFSESQISIGQKLLIKLWNAFRFAQPYLEGYTPDTNQVPTHLGPVNSWLLQNSSTCFTSYNHYFELNEFSLALAAVEKFFWNDFCDNYLEIIKDQLMNPANYTAQEVEATRWTLYTVGLRILQLYAPFVPHVTETLYGLIYKATVGTPSLHQTRFTRFQKLYVFEQSTTVMEAILTIISQVRRLKTEQQLSLKTELATLAIHVQDPVLAQALKGQEALLKAVTKAHEITYSSQAASSKLTALDELWHGEITIS
- the ybeY gene encoding rRNA maturation RNase YbeY — protein: MITIKNTQRKIHLDVEHLRQDVQKLLVALNYQDFDIGIWLTTNKTIRFYNRQYRDKDKATDVLSFSYHNYLEAGKRIKVTTEEDKNLGDLIISMEYLVKEAEKYKTTLEKRLRVLVVHGICHLLGYDHIEDADYSRMRGKEAWLLKKLI
- a CDS encoding RNA methyltransferase; translation: MTIDDKKKIFDEFCQYISPERAEKIIKNSAERTRYITIVLEDIYQGHNASAALRSSDCFGIQDVHVIEQKHSYKLAENVAKGASDWLNVKQYNDKNVNNTQVCFDALRAQGYKIVATSPWKNDVLIHELPLDTKTALVFGTEQYGLSDYALQNADAFVKVPMYGFTESFNISVSVALCLYETTKRIRESNMPWQLTPEERIELQLYWLGRTTHRYGQIQALLKGVTTS
- a CDS encoding prepilin-type N-terminal cleavage/methylation domain-containing protein produces the protein MKQGFTLIELLIAVSISSMLSLSLYKLIQQTRFVVSDITTVIATDVPLSALYGQLEKDITGILYPFSVQKELEQQAQQPEKPAGYAVEQKSPEKPEEKKQEEKKLQDIFYINQTDNGLFWSFLTTGGLQAITSKGELQARPLIKRVAYRLEKDPSDLGTFSLYYSSSVDKLDLDTLKNRPLKQYYELIGSLRQLKIQTTVFDVPEAPEAQTNQADSKPEAQPKTPQKLENWNEKEIKEKYRTVIPAFVSLTGSVVVAQTTREVPFDFAFKVPAYRIPEPKKQVKPVAPLVPPKP
- a CDS encoding type II secretion system protein, coding for MKSFISNSCSRVAGLTLVELMFAIVLVGTSTLSLVKLQSILLRGVFEAHALEERISILKNVFVQADREGWQITAGTKKIEVADPETKITYTLSKSSGESALGKISGLYKEQVEGSWDDIRGNRQESFISFKFSPKEPVK